Genomic segment of Oceanimonas sp. GK1:
AGCGGCAGGCTGATCTTGAACACGATGGCGAAGGAGGCGCCCAGGGTGGCGGCGGCGCCCACCCCCAGGGTGTAGGGACTGGCCAGGGGGTTGTTCAGTACCGTCTGCATCTCGGCCCCGGCCAGCCCCAGGCTGGCGCCCACCACCAGCGCCATCAGGGCATAGGGCAGGCGCACCTCGTGAATAATGACCCGAGTGCCGGCGTCCAGGGTGTCGGGGTGAAGCAGGCCGTTCAGCACTGCCAGCGGACCCAGCGCCGCCGGGCCGGTGGCGATGTCCCACAGAAAGGAAGTGACCAGCGCCACCGCCAGCACCAGCAGCAGGGTCAGCCGGCGCCAGATAAAGCGACGGTAGGCCCGAGCCAGCACCGGTGCGGTTGCCGCTTCGGTGATCTCGGCATGGAGGGTGGTGTCGTTCATCTCAGCCTCCGATCCAGTAGGTGCCGCTCAACGGAATCGGCTGAAAGCGTTGATACAGGGTGGCCAGGGTGTGTCGCGGATCCAGATCGGCAAAGGTGTCCGGGTAGAGCCAGCGGGCAAACACCTGTACCGCCACCAGGTTGAGGGGGGAATTGTAAAAATGGTGCCAGATGGCAAAAGCGTGCCGGTGCTGCACCGCGCTGAGTTGTGCCAGCCCGGTATCACTCAGCACATGGCGCAGGCTGGCCTCGGCCTGCTCGGCCGACACCCCGGCCCCCAGGGCGATAATGCCCGGGTGACTGTCGAGGGTATCGGTCGAGCCCACGGCGGTGGCAATGTAAATGTCGGGCTGCTCCAGCAGCAGGTATTCCAGGTTGAACATGCCGGACACGCCAGGCACCCGTTCGGTGGCGATATTATCGGCGTTGAGCAGGGTCAGAAAGCGGCCCAGCATGCCGTTGGTCATGGTTTCGCAACAGGCGTCCTGCAAGCCCACCCGGCTGTGCAGAAACACGCGGGGAACATCGTCGGGCCCCAGGCTTTCCAGCCCGGTTTTCACTCGCTCAAGCTCGGTCCGGTAGAAGTCGGTGAATGCCTCGGCCTCGTGTTCACGGCTCAGGGCGCGGCCCAGCAGTTCCATGCTTTTCAGGGTGTGGTTCAGGGGATCCTGACGAAAATCGATAAACAGCACCGTTACGCCGGCCCGTTCCAGCCGGCCGATCAGGGTGGCATCCCGGGCAGTGGGGCCGTGACCTTCCAGCCCGAACACGGCCAGGTTGGCGCCCAGCCCCAGGGCCTGCTCGATGCTGAAGCTGTCGGCGGTGCTGCGACCCAGCCGAGGCACTGTGTTCAGTTCGGGAAAGGCCTCGGCATACTGGCGGTAACCGGCCGGATCCGCCAGTTCAAAGTCGGGCATGATGCCCGCCAGCCGTTCGGTGAGCCGCTCGCCTTCCAGAATGGCCAGGGCCGGCAGATAGCGCCCTTCGCCCAAAATGATGCCGGTGACTTTTTCGGGCAGTTCCACCTCGCGGCCGGCCAGATCGATAACGGTTTCGGCTGAGGCTGGCATGGCCAGCAACAGCCACAACAAGGCGCCGGCAACGCGACGCAGGGAAGCAAGGTTTTGAATAAGAGAAGTAATCATTATCTTTTCTCGTTCATGGAAACGCAAAAGGGGGCCGAAGCCCCCCTTGAATCATCAGAACTTGTAGCTGGCACTGACGCGGATATCCCGGCCGGGTTCGTATTGGCCCGCGACCGCTCCCCAACCCTTTCCATTTCCTGTGAAGTCGGCCACGCTGGCAGAATCACGGTACTGCTTGTCAAGCAGGTTCAGCACACTCAGGTTCAGGGTCAGGGTGTCCTGGCCCAGCGGCAGCCATTCCACATAGACGTCGTGTACCGCATAGCCGGATTTGTCCACATCGCCCACACTGGTTTTCAGGTTCTCGATGCCTTCCACAAACCGGCCGCTCCAGCCCACGGTAATGGCGTCGTTGAAGGCATAGTCCAGGCTGGCTACCCAGGTATCGCCAATGGAGTTACCTGTCAGGTTGTGATCGTAGCCGTTGAGGTCAAGCTCCCCCACACGGGAATCGTTGTGATGAAAGCTCAGACCGGCATGGAGCTTGTTCCATTGAGTACCGGCGCTCAGCTGGAAACCTTCAGACTCAAGCGTTCCCTGGTTTCTGTAAGTTTTAAACCAGTCAGAAGTATCACCTCCGATGACATCTTTGATGCGGGTTCGGTATACCTTGCCGGTGAAGTAGAAGGGACCGGGATGGTAATCAAAGCCCGCCTCGGTATTGCTGGCCTGCTCCGGCTTCAGGTCGGGGTCATTTTTGGTGCCCGGTATTTTCAAGGCATCACGGCCCATGACGCCACGAAAGGCCTCGGCATAGCCGGCAAACAGGTTCAGATCCTGGATCACCTCATAGTTCAGGCCGACGTTGGGGCTGAAGCCGTCATCCTTAAACTCCTGCTGAGCGTTATCGGTGAGTTCATAGCTGTCGTAGCGCAGGCCGGCGCTCAGGGTCAGGGCATCGGTAACCTTGAGATCATCCTGCACATAAATCCCCAGCACGCTGCCATCGTCCACGCTTTCGTTGGGGTCAATAACGTAGCCGGCATTGGTTTTGTCCTTGCGATAATCAACGCCGTAGGTCAGCTCGTTGCGGGCAAAGCGGCTGGTATTGCGCAGATCCAGGCCGGTGCTTCGAGTTTCACCAATGTAAACATTGCCTTTAGTGGGTTCGCTTGAGTCAGGCACATTCAGATCTGTGCGAGTGTGGTAGAGGGTGGTTTCAATATCCACCAGCTCATCACCGGGGTTCCATTCATGGTTCAGGGTCAGGGTTTCACGATCCTGCTCCATCCTACGGAAGTCGTTTGCGCCAGATCCAAGGTTAAATTGCCACTGAGGTTTCTGTAGGGCATCGCCGGCCTCGGTGCGGCGATCATAGCTCAGGCGCAGGGTCTGGGCATCGGTGAGCTGACCCACCACCTTGGCCAGGCCAACCTGCTGGCGGCTGTCGGAGCCAAGGATGTCATCACCGTTGCCATCGTTCAGAGTGTCCTGATCCTTGTGAACGAAAGAGGCCATGGCGCTCCAGTCGTCGGTGACATTGCCATAGAGGGTGGTGGACGCTTTGTAGCCGTCGCCGTTGCTGAAGTAACCGGCCTTGAGCAGGGCACCAAAGTCCTGGCCTGGGCGCAGCAGATCGGTGGGATCCTTGGTTTCAAAGCGCAGGGCGCCACCCAGGGCCCCGGCCCCGGCGGTGGCCTTGCCGGCGCCGGCTTGTACTTCCACTCGCTTGAGCAGCTCGGGTTCAATGGAGATACCACCGTTATGGTGGAACACGCGGCCACCCTGCACGGCGCCGTCGATGGTGATGTTCTGCTTGGCGTCTTCAAGGCCACGGGTATACAACTTCTGACCAAAACCCACCGAGCCACCCACGGAAATCTCAGGTTGCTTGCGGAATACCTCCTCCAGATCATTGGCCTGTCGACGATCCAGCTCTTGGGAGTCGATTATATTGACGTTGTCGTCAAGACGGCTGTCGGTCACCACCACGGAATCAAGGGTAATGATGTCTTCGGCGGCCAGGGGCGCGGAGATAATGCTCGCAATGGCGAGGGCCAGCAGGCTGGGCCGGCCGGGCATGGGGTTGCTGCTACGCACTGTGTGTCTACCTTCTTAAACAAGAATTATTATCAAATGATTAGGGTTCGTATTCTTGTTTAAGAAAGCGGCAAAGGGAAACGGTTTTACAACCGTTACATTTGGCGGGTGATGCTGCGTTCGGTGCCGTTCAGGGGCAGCCGAATGCTCATGCGCAGGCCGCCTTCGGCACGGTTGCTGGCTTTCACACGGCCACCGGTGGCTTCCAGTTGCCGGCGAGCCAGCGCCAGCCCCAGGCCAAAGCCGCTGGTCTCATCGCGGCGGGCGGCATCGAG
This window contains:
- a CDS encoding ABC transporter substrate-binding protein; this translates as MITSLIQNLASLRRVAGALLWLLLAMPASAETVIDLAGREVELPEKVTGIILGEGRYLPALAILEGERLTERLAGIMPDFELADPAGYRQYAEAFPELNTVPRLGRSTADSFSIEQALGLGANLAVFGLEGHGPTARDATLIGRLERAGVTVLFIDFRQDPLNHTLKSMELLGRALSREHEAEAFTDFYRTELERVKTGLESLGPDDVPRVFLHSRVGLQDACCETMTNGMLGRFLTLLNADNIATERVPGVSGMFNLEYLLLEQPDIYIATAVGSTDTLDSHPGIIALGAGVSAEQAEASLRHVLSDTGLAQLSAVQHRHAFAIWHHFYNSPLNLVAVQVFARWLYPDTFADLDPRHTLATLYQRFQPIPLSGTYWIGG
- a CDS encoding TonB-dependent receptor domain-containing protein, with the protein product MRSSNPMPGRPSLLALAIASIISAPLAAEDIITLDSVVVTDSRLDDNVNIIDSQELDRRQANDLEEVFRKQPEISVGGSVGFGQKLYTRGLEDAKQNITIDGAVQGGRVFHHNGGISIEPELLKRVEVQAGAGKATAGAGALGGALRFETKDPTDLLRPGQDFGALLKAGYFSNGDGYKASTTLYGNVTDDWSAMASFVHKDQDTLNDGNGDDILGSDSRQQVGLAKVVGQLTDAQTLRLSYDRRTEAGDALQKPQWQFNLGSGANDFRRMEQDRETLTLNHEWNPGDELVDIETTLYHTRTDLNVPDSSEPTKGNVYIGETRSTGLDLRNTSRFARNELTYGVDYRKDKTNAGYVIDPNESVDDGSVLGIYVQDDLKVTDALTLSAGLRYDSYELTDNAQQEFKDDGFSPNVGLNYEVIQDLNLFAGYAEAFRGVMGRDALKIPGTKNDPDLKPEQASNTEAGFDYHPGPFYFTGKVYRTRIKDVIGGDTSDWFKTYRNQGTLESEGFQLSAGTQWNKLHAGLSFHHNDSRVGELDLNGYDHNLTGNSIGDTWVASLDYAFNDAITVGWSGRFVEGIENLKTSVGDVDKSGYAVHDVYVEWLPLGQDTLTLNLSVLNLLDKQYRDSASVADFTGNGKGWGAVAGQYEPGRDIRVSASYKF